The nucleotide sequence ACGTAGCCCGACCAGCCCGGCAACGCCGCAAGTGCCTGCCGAATAAATTCTTCTTTCTGGTCCTCGATAATCTCCATTTGGTCGAGACATGCGACGATCGCATCTTCTGGTTTATCCGGCAATGCTGCCAGCACGATGTTGTCAGCGTGAGACCGGTTCAGCCTTGCGTCGTACAGCGCAAGGTTTGCGAACGCCCGGTAAAGACCACCTTCGCGTCCCGGCATACCGATCGTCGATTGACCTTCGTCAAAGTACACGGAACACCATTTGATCAATTCCCTGTTGACCGCTTCGCGCCCGGTGCTGGCATCGCTGATTGCCGCGCGTTGCCGTTCCACTTCGAGTACTGCCAGCTCGAAAGGCAGATGTTCGAGGCCCTGCAAGGGGTTGACGGCGATGAAGGTCTTGAGCGGCCAGACCGGGGCGACAATATTTGCGGCGCTCGCAACCAATTCTTTAATCGAAATCATTTCGATGGAGATGACAGGGGTCTTTCGTTTCTGAGACCTGTTGACAACGTTCATAGACTCTCCTTTCAGGATTGGTAGGCGGTTCGGGATGAGGTAACGGTCTGTGGGTGGGGCTGGCTGGCGTTCAGTGCTTTCATATACAGCCTCTTCCAGGTGGCTCGGGACTGAAGCCTGGCTGGGAGGTTAAGAATCATGGCCATCCACAGCACGACGATCGTGGCAATGCCTGCGAAGTAGACGGCATCCATCGGCTGTGGCTGAATGGTGTGAAGCGAATTGAGGGCAGTTTCCACCAAACGGATACTGAGGCCGTACATCCCACCTGCTCCAGCCCCAACCAGGAAGGTGCCGAGCACACGAGAGACCGCCAGCGATTCGCCAAGCAAACCGACAGCCAGTTGCGTGGCGGCCATGAAGGCCAGAGCAATCATCAGGCTTGAGGTGTCGACGAAGCGGAGGTCAGCCCCGCTCGTGAGGGTGAACGCGAAGGCCCCACAAAGACCCGCCGGGCAGGCCATCAGAATCCGAGCGAAAGAGGGTTCTGTCGCGATGCCTGCGCGCTTTTCCTGCACCACCGAACCCGCGCTGAGGAAGAGATAGGCCTTAAAGAGGCCGTGCCAGCAGAGATGCGAAATCGCCGGTGCGAAGAGCCCCATTCCACACTGCAGAAGCATAAACCCCATCTGCCCCATCGTGGAACAAGCCAGCATTCGCTTGATGTCAGTCTGGAGTAGCTTCCAGAAGGTACCGATTACCGCCGTGATGAGGCCGACAAGGAATAACCCATGCAGAATTACAGACTGTGTCGCAAAGAGAGGCGCGAAGCGAACCAGGAGGAATCCGCCCCCGTTGACAAGGCCCGCGTGCATCAGGGCGGAGACAGGCGTTGGAGAGTTCAGTGACGAAGTCAGCCAGCGATGAAAGGGCCAGGCGGCGGATTGGGTCAGTGCGGCAATCGCAATCAGGATCAGAGCCACACGATGCATCGTTGTCCATTCATCAGTGGCCTGAACGATGCTGGCGATGGAAGCGGTCCCTGCGTTTTCCGCCAACAGCCAGAAAGCCACGCCCAGAACCACGGACCCAAAGCCAAATGTCTTGAGGGCCAGCAGGCCAGAATTTCGGGCGGCACGCCAGTGATCCTTGTGAATCATGAGCCTGACCAGCAGCAAGTTGCTCATTGCCCAACCCGCAAGCAGCACCAAGAGGTGGTCAGCGAAGACGATCGCCATCACGCTTGTGGCAAGCAGCAAGACATCGCGTCGATGCCGGCGCTGGTTTTTGTCACCGGCCAGATAGCGACTCGAGTAAGCGAGCACATTGATGACGACGAACAGGATCAACCCCGCCATCACCCAAGACAGGCTGTCAGGCCGGAAGAGCTCAAAATGATCAAACTGAAACAAGGGCATCGAAACTCCTTTCTGGAAAGTGTTGCGTTTACACGACTATCGTGATTGACAGTTTAGCCGCCTCAGATTAATTTGAAAAATTGATAGTTCTCAACACTTCGATGATCTTTTCAAATAGGTCGAAGCATGCCGTTCTTCGTCGATACCATCCAGCTCAAGAGTTTTATTGCGATTGCCGAAACGGGGACGTATGGGCAAGCCGCCGCGACGGTCAACCGGACGCAATCTGCTCTCAGCCTGCAAATCAAAAAGCTGGAGGAGCAACTTGGCTGCGAGCTATTCGACCGAACAAACCGCCGAGTGGTGCTGACGCAACAAGGAGAGATTTTCCTCGGCTACGCCAAGCGAATGATGCAACTTCAGTGGGAAGCGTTCAGTCGCCTCCGGGAGCCGGATGTCGAAGGAGAGATTCGATTCGGAACGCCAGAGGATTTCGCGACGCACTATCTTCCAGATGTGCTCGCGAGCTTCAGGCAGCATCATCCGCGCGTGCAGTTGAATGTCGCTTGCGACTTGACTCTCAACCTGATCGACGGCTTCCATCGCGGGGAGTTCGATGTCATTCTCGCCAAACGGGATCCACAGCGAGTCAAAGGGGGAACAAAGGTCTGGCGGGAACCGCTGGTCTGGGCTGCCGCCGATGGCTATCAACCAGAGGAACGCCTATCGCTAGTGCTTTCCCCACAGCCCTGCATCTACCGCGCTCGCGCGCTGGCAGCACTCGACCGGGCGAAACGGAGCTGGCACATCAGTTTCACCAGCCCGAGTCTGGCGGGGACGATCGCGGCGGTGAAAGCGGGGCTTGGTATAACCGTGCTGCCCGCGCACATGATTCCTGCCGGTATCCACCCGATTCGCAAAGAAGCGAAACTGCCTCAATTGGCAGACTCTGAAGTGGCGTTGATGAAAAAGGACGAACTTTCGAAAGTCGCAGAGATCTTTTCCGACCACGTCGTGCAGAGCTTAGAGAACATCAGAACATAGCGACTGGAAGTGGGTTTTCCCGCAAACCTGGCGACGGGATTTGAGCTCAGGAATTCTGGTCCTGACCGAGAGTTATGGCGCATCGTCGGAGGAAGGGTTGGGGTGACAGAAGACCGTTAGAACGTTTTTCTGGCGGGGATTGCGAGCTGAGACATCAGCCTGCGGCGAAGGATGTCACCGATCGAGAAATTCAGGGGACGGTGGGACGCTCAGGTTCAGCTCGCCATCCTGAAAAGGCCCGTCGCCACCAAGTGCGGCCTGGTAGTCTGCCATAGACCGGTAGAACTCGGCCAGGGCATCGACCTCGGCAAAAGAGGCTTCTGCGGCCACCAGTTCGCGAATGTTGAGGATCACAATCGTTCCTTGTCCCTGTGTGAAGCGCTCACGCTCACCACTTTCTACCTTCCGGGCCACCGCGACGTTTTCCCGCGCTTTCTTCAGCAGTTCGTAGGAACGTTCCAGGGCCGAGGCGGCGTCCTGAAGTTCGGCCACGATGCGGTCCCGCTGAAACTTCTCCTGAAAGCTAAGCTGAGTAAGTGCAGCTTCGGCCGTCATGGCACGCCCTTTTGCCTCCCTGCGTTGCAGCGGCAGGTCGAATTGCAGCGAGGCGATGTACGTGGCACGATCCAGCTCCGTGCCGGTGACGAGCGGCGTCTTCGAGAAGTTTGAGGCGTACCCGATATCCTGGGCCCCTTCCAAGCCGAGGTTTAAGCCTGGGAGCATCTGATTTCTCGCCAATTCCAGATCCACGGCGGTCCGTTCACGCTGAAGGCGCAAGCGTGCGAGTTCCGGACGCTGTTGAAGAGCGACGGGGATATCCAGGGCAACACTCGAAGGGTCGAAGGGATCCGGCTCTGGCAGGTTCCTCGGCAGGCGTGTCGCCTGCGGAATCAGGGGTTCTCCCTCTGGATTGCGGAGATAGAGTGACAATGCAATGGATGTCTGCTGCCAGGCTCGCTCCGCTGTGATCAGCCGGGCCTGCCGCTCTACAATCACCCGCTGGTTGTCTGTTCGCTCAATCTCGGCGAGCGCACCGCGCTCGACCAGTTCCGCAAGCTGTTTGTTACGGTCCTCAGCGATCTTCAGCACGGATTGGGCAATCAGATAACGTCGGCCGGCGGCCACCCAGGTCCAGTATGCTCGGGATGCGGCGCGAATGAAGTCGAGCCGCTGCGCGGCGATGACGGGGTCCGCCAAAGCCCGAGTGAGGGCGGCCTGCCGGGCCGTTGCCCGCCGCTTGTCAATGGGGCGGCCGGCCAGGAGTGGTATGAGCACACCAGCGCGGAACTCGCCCCCGTCGCCGGTTTTGCGATCTCCGTAATAAATGGGAAAGCTGCCGTCGGATTGCCGATAGCCTGTGTAATAGGACAGACCGTTCCAGGCTGTGTTCTGATCCACGCCGACAGTCATCCGTTGACTGTCGTAAGTGCCGACCTGCCAGAATTCACGGGCCCGCAGATTCAGGTCGAACGCACCCTGAGCGGCAAGCAACTGGCCGGACGTGATTCCCTGCTCCTCAACCGCGGCAAGCAGCAGGGGATAATGGGTCTCGACTGAAGCCACAACCTCGCCGAGGTCGAGTTGGTCCTCAGCCAATTCATCTTCAGCGTGAATCGGCGGCGAGAGGAATTCGTAGCTCGTCTTCTGCAGTTCCAAAATATCCGTGTTGTCGTCGTCCGTTGCAGAGGATTCCTCCTCGGTCTCACTGAACGCGACAAGCTGAGCGGAGTGCTCGAGAGAATCGGCCTCTGGATCAAGGGGACCCGCAGAATCCAGACTCTCCGTTTGGCCAGATTGCTTCTTTGATGTGACCCCAGAACCAGTTCCAGTACCCCGATCAGCACCCGCTTTTGAAGGTACGCTCGCACACCCACTCGCGATTGTCAGCAGCAAGCAGCCACAGACGATCGGCATCCTTGCCTGTGGTTTCATTTCAACTCCTTGCGCTTAACCGGACCAAGCGGCTGACCGCTCTTCGCCTCTTTCGATTCACGAACCGGGGGAAAACCGTTGAGTTGCCGCCAAAACTCCCATCCAAGGGAAACTCTCTCCAGCAGGACCCAACCTTGCGCACGCCCCCCCTGACGGAGATACTGGTTGTTTGGCCAAGGCTGATCGTCAGGGTCTGGCTCGACGAGGATACGGAAGCGTCCCTTGTCATCCGCTGTGGAATCGACCAGATAAACGCGCCCACCGAATGTGCCCACGGCGACGGAAGGCCAGCCAACGAACTGGGCGGCGGGCCATCCTTCGAACTGCAGCCGGACCCGGTCCTTTTCGTGCACCAAGGGCAAGTCGTTGCCGTCAATATGGAGCTCGGTGACGATACCGGGATAGCCTTTTCGGGTCAATTGCAATCCTTCCTCGGACACATCGTCGGAATCGACCTCTGCCTTGATATCCGGGACCAGTACCGCCAGCCTTTCCCCAGGGCGGACCAGAATGCCTCCCTGCTCGGAGTTCGCCAGAAGTCGCAGCACCACGCCGTCGACGGGGGCATCGACATACTGGGCGCGTTGACGCGCGATCCGCACTTCAATCTGGGCCTTGTCCCGCTTGACGGAAGCAACCTCGGCTTCAGCAGAGCGTTGCGATGCCGTTTCGAGATTGATCATCGCGGCTGTGTCCGAATCAACCTTTCCGAGATTGTCGGTCGCAGCCTTTTCTCCCGCCTTGGCGACTTTGACTCGCGCTTCGGATTGCCGAAGCTTGGCTTTTGCCGTTTCGAGTACCTGCTTTGCAACCTCAACGTCGCGCTGCGATACAAGGCTTCCCTGCTTACTCTTGAACAGTTCCTGCTGGCGCTGAAAGTTCGGCTCCGCCGCATCCAGGGCTGCTCTTGCCTCCAGCTGCTCCTGCTCGGAAGCCTGCACCCGCGCCTGTTCCTGGCGCAGGATGCTTGATTGAACGTCGATGGCAAGCTGGCGTGAATTCTTCAAGTTGCTGATGCGGGATTCAATGTCGCGCACGCGCCCCTCGGCGGCGCGGAGGCGGTCCAGGATCGCCCGCTCCTCATCCAGCAGGCGCAACTCCAGGTTCGGGTCGTTATCGACCATCTCCACAATACGCTCGCCCGACTTTACGCGTTGCCCTTCAACGATATACCACTTCTTGATACGTCCCTCGATGGGGGACACCACGAACTGCGGGCGCTGGACCGGGTTGAATGCGATCGCCCGGCCAGTGCCGTGGACGGTCTGAGTCCAGGGCACGAGAGTCAGTGCAAAAGGGAGAGCCAGCAGGCAGAGCAGCACAATCTGCGATAGCCGCCGTGCCATTCGCGGAGGGCGAGCGAGCTGAAGAGCGGGCAAGGCCAGCCTATCACTTCGGACGTACTGTTTCGTTGCAACGACCATAGAACTTTCCACTTAAACGTTGGTCACGTGTTGATGGCTGGAATCGGCGCGGGCGTGGCTCGGCCGGTCCGCTCGCATGAGGGACACCTGGCGCCCGCAGAGCCGCGCAACGTCTTGACTGTGAGTGACGACCAGGAGCGTCCAGCGCGCTTCGGGGCCAAGGATGCCAGGCAAGACTTCCTGGCGAACATCCTGGTCCATATCGTCGAGCACTTCATCGAGCACCAGCAACCGCGGGCTGCCGGCAATCGCCCGTGCGAGCATGAGCCGTTCCGCCTGGCCCAGGGACAGGGGCGCCCCACCGGTTCCCAATGCGGTGTTCAGCCCGCCGGGCAGGTCGAGAACATCTTCCAGCAGTCGCACTGCCCCCAGCGCCCTGCGCACATCCGCGAGTGACAAATGCTCTCGGCCCATGCGGACATTGTCGAAGATGCTCCCTTCGAAGATCTCGATTCCTTTCACGACCGCAATATGTTCGCGCAGCGACTCAAGGCGAAGGTCCCGCAGGTCCGTCTCGTCAATTTCGATGTGGCCATGGTTGGGCTGCCGCAGACCGAAAAGCAGGTCGACCAGCGTGCTCTTGCCGGCGCCATTCGGGCCCAGTAAGGCAACTCGCTCTCCCGCGTCGATACGAAGGTTCAATCGATCAAGTACCGTCCGATGGCCCTCGCCATAGGCGAAGGTGACGTTGTGAACCCGGATCGCTGCCCCCTGGCTCCGGGCGCGGTGAGACACACCTCCATCACGTTCCAGGGGCAGATCAGTCAAATGACCGAGTTTGTCAACCGCCGCCAGCAGGTCGTAGTAGCTCTCCAGATGTTTGCCAAGCTTGGTAAATGAACTGACAACCGATGCGACCACGATTTCCGCCGCGACGAGCTGGCCAAGGGTCAACTGTCCATTGATCACCAGATAGCCGCCGAGGCCGAGCAACGCGGTGCTGGCGAGCACCTGGAGGCCAAGGGCGAAGACAACTTGGCGCAGGACAATACGGTAGTGGCTTTGCCGGGCCAGAAGGTATTGCCGCGTCAAAACGTCGGCCCGCTCGCGGGCGAAGTTTGGCCCGCCGTTGAATTTGAATGCAACAGGATGCCTCGCCATTTCCTCGACCCATCCTGCGACCACGTATTTTGCTCGCGACTCGCGGATACTGCTGGCAACGGCCCCACGGCCTAAGACGAAGACGAGAAATACCAGACTGGCGATGAGTGCAAGGTCGAACCCCAGCAGGATCTGGTGGTAAAAGGCCAGAAGGGCAAGTCCAATCGCCATTTGCAAGACAACACTCACGCCATCGA is from Schlesneria sp. DSM 10557 and encodes:
- a CDS encoding proton-conducting transporter membrane subunit, with the translated sequence MPLFQFDHFELFRPDSLSWVMAGLILFVVINVLAYSSRYLAGDKNQRRHRRDVLLLATSVMAIVFADHLLVLLAGWAMSNLLLVRLMIHKDHWRAARNSGLLALKTFGFGSVVLGVAFWLLAENAGTASIASIVQATDEWTTMHRVALILIAIAALTQSAAWPFHRWLTSSLNSPTPVSALMHAGLVNGGGFLLVRFAPLFATQSVILHGLFLVGLITAVIGTFWKLLQTDIKRMLACSTMGQMGFMLLQCGMGLFAPAISHLCWHGLFKAYLFLSAGSVVQEKRAGIATEPSFARILMACPAGLCGAFAFTLTSGADLRFVDTSSLMIALAFMAATQLAVGLLGESLAVSRVLGTFLVGAGAGGMYGLSIRLVETALNSLHTIQPQPMDAVYFAGIATIVVLWMAMILNLPARLQSRATWKRLYMKALNASQPHPQTVTSSRTAYQS
- a CDS encoding LysR family transcriptional regulator; translation: MPFFVDTIQLKSFIAIAETGTYGQAAATVNRTQSALSLQIKKLEEQLGCELFDRTNRRVVLTQQGEIFLGYAKRMMQLQWEAFSRLREPDVEGEIRFGTPEDFATHYLPDVLASFRQHHPRVQLNVACDLTLNLIDGFHRGEFDVILAKRDPQRVKGGTKVWREPLVWAAADGYQPEERLSLVLSPQPCIYRARALAALDRAKRSWHISFTSPSLAGTIAAVKAGLGITVLPAHMIPAGIHPIRKEAKLPQLADSEVALMKKDELSKVAEIFSDHVVQSLENIRT
- a CDS encoding TolC family protein codes for the protein MKPQARMPIVCGCLLLTIASGCASVPSKAGADRGTGTGSGVTSKKQSGQTESLDSAGPLDPEADSLEHSAQLVAFSETEEESSATDDDNTDILELQKTSYEFLSPPIHAEDELAEDQLDLGEVVASVETHYPLLLAAVEEQGITSGQLLAAQGAFDLNLRAREFWQVGTYDSQRMTVGVDQNTAWNGLSYYTGYRQSDGSFPIYYGDRKTGDGGEFRAGVLIPLLAGRPIDKRRATARQAALTRALADPVIAAQRLDFIRAASRAYWTWVAAGRRYLIAQSVLKIAEDRNKQLAELVERGALAEIERTDNQRVIVERQARLITAERAWQQTSIALSLYLRNPEGEPLIPQATRLPRNLPEPDPFDPSSVALDIPVALQQRPELARLRLQRERTAVDLELARNQMLPGLNLGLEGAQDIGYASNFSKTPLVTGTELDRATYIASLQFDLPLQRREAKGRAMTAEAALTQLSFQEKFQRDRIVAELQDAASALERSYELLKKARENVAVARKVESGERERFTQGQGTIVILNIRELVAAEASFAEVDALAEFYRSMADYQAALGGDGPFQDGELNLSVPPSPEFLDR
- a CDS encoding HlyD family secretion protein; amino-acid sequence: MVVATKQYVRSDRLALPALQLARPPRMARRLSQIVLLCLLALPFALTLVPWTQTVHGTGRAIAFNPVQRPQFVVSPIEGRIKKWYIVEGQRVKSGERIVEMVDNDPNLELRLLDEERAILDRLRAAEGRVRDIESRISNLKNSRQLAIDVQSSILRQEQARVQASEQEQLEARAALDAAEPNFQRQQELFKSKQGSLVSQRDVEVAKQVLETAKAKLRQSEARVKVAKAGEKAATDNLGKVDSDTAAMINLETASQRSAEAEVASVKRDKAQIEVRIARQRAQYVDAPVDGVVLRLLANSEQGGILVRPGERLAVLVPDIKAEVDSDDVSEEGLQLTRKGYPGIVTELHIDGNDLPLVHEKDRVRLQFEGWPAAQFVGWPSVAVGTFGGRVYLVDSTADDKGRFRILVEPDPDDQPWPNNQYLRQGGRAQGWVLLERVSLGWEFWRQLNGFPPVRESKEAKSGQPLGPVKRKELK
- a CDS encoding peptidase domain-containing ABC transporter, which produces MNETDSRIDDPVPESLVVLKYLTEASGLAFDPTQAGKALRRAEADIPPTVARAARLRLAQAAEAVGLQTLTRQLSVREALASVEPESPLAIFAVTPTGTARWHLLTDSSGGKGSLLSTAPEDDNKWLDAERIAERIGASDADVVVEWMTAQPAAPLAEASAAGELGHSHDEEHHGPPPLRRLLGLLRPEAGDIWMVIVYALGVGVLSLAVPITAMAVVNTTALATLVQQLLVLCVALLISLCLAALLRVLQSIVVEYLQQRIFVRVVGDLSHRLPRIDVKAFDKHHGPELVNRFFDVLTVQKASASLLLDGVSVVLQMAIGLALLAFYHQILLGFDLALIASLVFLVFVLGRGAVASSIRESRAKYVVAGWVEEMARHPVAFKFNGGPNFARERADVLTRQYLLARQSHYRIVLRQVVFALGLQVLASTALLGLGGYLVINGQLTLGQLVAAEIVVASVVSSFTKLGKHLESYYDLLAAVDKLGHLTDLPLERDGGVSHRARSQGAAIRVHNVTFAYGEGHRTVLDRLNLRIDAGERVALLGPNGAGKSTLVDLLFGLRQPNHGHIEIDETDLRDLRLESLREHIAVVKGIEIFEGSIFDNVRMGREHLSLADVRRALGAVRLLEDVLDLPGGLNTALGTGGAPLSLGQAERLMLARAIAGSPRLLVLDEVLDDMDQDVRQEVLPGILGPEARWTLLVVTHSQDVARLCGRQVSLMRADRPSHARADSSHQHVTNV